The Myxococcales bacterium genome window below encodes:
- a CDS encoding VWA domain-containing protein produces MPPRSSTLPAFLAVLLLPSVAAAQSFLEAADPRSEEPAQPLPMVSTSLTVKLDRQFAESTLTQTFLNKTDDQLEGRYQLQLGEGARVSGFAYWNGTKKIVGEVFEKAVAAEIYGEITGLGRDPGLFEQVGEGAFAFRVFPITAREEKKVEVKFGRYLARTGDHFEYRLPLGDARATIELDVTDDRDLLAIDSPTHALTRVGSKLTATGKGELVVNVRVKEQPLTVRARVHRDVDQDAYVLLSMTAPDDATTKVAPKDITLVIDHSGSMQGDPMAHALAAADKVLDRLKPEDRVNVLMFDDTVDALYPTPRPVTDAVRAEAKAYVAKITSDGGTEIALALDKALAAQVQDDRPDVILFLTDGQSDAQAALKVARADAGDARVYTIGLGSGVEKPLLARLAAEKRGRFTFIPDVASVEHAVVEVFERIDHPVMIDLKVDGAQRMYPRTLPDLARGEELVVSARLPRSGDLVVTGTIDGKRVQRTVHVALPAAERRTWVGRQWAGARVEDLLQQIALTGETDELKNEAIELALAYNLVTPYTSFLALPEEELTDATAQTLADARARKKAIQAAHKDAAALSRDDMPPGDPVLSIRAPKDAVQVTAQFPFGLTKDLEWDTHDEQWKVRFLVPKDVVDGVYFAKIVIVRADGTIEIAKAKYTIDASEPDFLVTMTQTDAGVLVHVTASAGVTSVIAGGVTDPTLRVTFTQVGPSEFEAVLPLGVGDHSLRIVAADSARNEADRVLDVVVQ; encoded by the coding sequence ATGCCGCCCAGATCATCCACCCTGCCCGCCTTCCTCGCCGTCCTCCTCCTGCCGTCGGTCGCCGCGGCCCAGTCGTTCCTGGAGGCGGCCGACCCGCGGTCCGAGGAGCCGGCCCAGCCGCTGCCGATGGTGTCGACCTCGCTGACGGTCAAGCTCGACCGCCAGTTCGCCGAGTCGACCCTGACGCAGACGTTCCTCAACAAGACCGACGACCAGCTCGAGGGCCGTTACCAGCTCCAGCTCGGCGAGGGCGCCCGCGTCAGCGGGTTCGCCTACTGGAACGGCACCAAGAAGATCGTCGGCGAGGTGTTCGAGAAGGCGGTCGCCGCCGAGATCTACGGCGAGATCACCGGCCTCGGCCGCGACCCCGGCCTGTTCGAGCAGGTCGGCGAGGGCGCGTTCGCGTTCCGGGTGTTCCCGATCACCGCGCGCGAGGAGAAGAAGGTCGAGGTCAAGTTCGGCCGCTACCTCGCCCGGACCGGCGACCACTTCGAGTACCGGCTGCCGCTCGGCGACGCCCGCGCCACGATCGAGCTCGACGTCACCGACGACCGCGACCTCCTCGCGATCGACTCGCCGACCCACGCCCTGACCCGGGTTGGCAGCAAGCTCACCGCCACCGGCAAGGGCGAGCTGGTCGTCAACGTCCGCGTCAAGGAGCAGCCGCTGACCGTGCGCGCGCGGGTGCACCGCGACGTCGACCAGGACGCGTACGTGCTGCTGTCGATGACCGCCCCCGACGACGCCACCACCAAGGTCGCGCCCAAGGACATCACGCTGGTGATCGACCACTCGGGCTCGATGCAGGGCGACCCGATGGCCCACGCGCTCGCCGCGGCCGACAAGGTGCTCGATCGCCTCAAGCCGGAGGATCGCGTCAACGTGCTCATGTTCGACGACACCGTCGACGCGCTCTACCCGACGCCCAGGCCGGTCACCGACGCGGTCCGCGCCGAGGCCAAGGCCTACGTCGCCAAGATCACGTCCGACGGCGGCACCGAGATCGCGCTCGCGCTCGACAAGGCGCTCGCGGCCCAGGTCCAGGACGACCGCCCCGACGTGATCCTGTTCCTCACCGACGGCCAGAGCGACGCCCAGGCCGCGCTCAAGGTGGCGCGCGCCGACGCCGGCGACGCCCGCGTCTACACGATCGGCCTGGGCAGCGGCGTCGAGAAGCCGCTCCTGGCCCGGCTCGCGGCCGAGAAGCGCGGCCGGTTCACGTTCATCCCCGACGTGGCGTCGGTCGAGCACGCGGTGGTCGAGGTGTTCGAGCGCATCGACCACCCGGTCATGATCGATCTCAAGGTCGACGGCGCTCAGCGCATGTACCCGCGCACCCTGCCCGACCTGGCCCGCGGTGAGGAGCTCGTGGTCTCGGCCCGCCTGCCCAGGAGCGGCGACCTGGTCGTGACCGGCACCATCGACGGCAAGCGGGTCCAGCGCACGGTCCACGTCGCGCTGCCCGCGGCCGAGCGCCGCACCTGGGTCGGCCGGCAGTGGGCCGGCGCCCGGGTCGAGGACCTGCTGCAGCAGATCGCGCTCACCGGCGAGACCGACGAGCTCAAGAACGAGGCGATCGAGCTGGCGCTGGCGTACAACCTGGTGACCCCGTACACGTCGTTCCTGGCGCTGCCCGAGGAGGAGCTCACCGACGCGACCGCCCAGACCCTGGCCGACGCCCGCGCCCGCAAGAAGGCGATCCAGGCCGCGCACAAGGACGCCGCAGCGCTGTCGCGTGACGACATGCCCCCCGGCGACCCGGTCCTGTCGATCCGCGCGCCCAAGGACGCCGTGCAGGTGACCGCGCAGTTCCCGTTCGGCCTGACCAAGGACCTCGAGTGGGACACCCACGACGAGCAGTGGAAGGTCCGGTTCCTGGTGCCCAAGGACGTGGTCGACGGCGTCTACTTCGCCAAGATCGTCATCGTCCGCGCCGACGGCACCATCGAGATCGCCAAGGCCAAGTACACCATCGACGCGAGCGAGCCCGACTTCCTGGTGACGATGACCCAGACCGACGCCGGCGTGCTCGTCCACGTGACCGCGTCGGCCGGCGTCACCAGCGTCATCGCCGGCGGCGTCACCGACCCGACCCTGCGCGTCACCTTCACCCAGGTCGGCCCGAGCGAGTTCGAGGCGGTGCTGCCGCTCGGCGTCGGCGACCACAGCCTGCGCATCGTCGCCGCCGACAGCGCCCGCAACGAGGCCGACCGGGTCCTCGACGTGGTGGTGCAGTGA
- a CDS encoding zinc ribbon domain-containing protein, whose amino-acid sequence MPTYVYETVPADGSPGQVFEIQQRMADPALERHPDTGEPVQRVLTAPFLGGFAAGKAACEAPSFGGGCGMGACGMGGCGSDES is encoded by the coding sequence ATGCCGACCTACGTCTACGAGACCGTCCCCGCCGACGGCAGCCCTGGCCAGGTCTTCGAGATCCAGCAGCGCATGGCCGATCCCGCCCTCGAGCGCCACCCCGACACCGGCGAGCCGGTCCAGCGCGTGCTGACCGCGCCATTCCTCGGCGGGTTCGCGGCGGGCAAGGCCGCCTGCGAGGCGCCGAGTTTCGGCGGCGGCTGCGGCATGGGCGCGTGCGGGATGGGCGGCTGCGGCTCGGACGAGTCCTGA
- a CDS encoding endonuclease, whose translation MYPRAAAGSIRAALCAIAMVGACGDNRHASVDGGDASAVDATIDGPALDARELDAAETDAAEADAGELDAGELDAAELDALAADALEVDAVAIDAPELPLPVRLRVVASNLTSGNFQAYEPPGIRILDGLDPDVALIQEFNVGTNTPAELRAFVDQAFGPSFGYTRESGVQIANGVVSRYPIVASGSWDDPQVGNRDFAWARIDVPGPRDLWAVSVHLLTTSASNRNAEATALVAYVQAHVPAADLLVIGGDFNTDNRTEACVATLAALVDTAAPHPVDQLGDGDTNAGRSKPYDWVLTDADLRPYQVAVAIGASTYPDGLVFDSRVYTPLAEVAPALVTDSAAPSMQHMAVVKDFTITE comes from the coding sequence ATGTACCCGCGCGCCGCTGCTGGATCGATCCGCGCGGCGCTGTGCGCGATCGCGATGGTGGGCGCGTGCGGGGACAACCGGCACGCGTCGGTCGACGGCGGCGACGCCAGCGCGGTCGACGCGACGATCGATGGACCCGCGCTCGACGCGCGTGAGCTCGACGCCGCCGAGACCGACGCCGCCGAGGCCGACGCGGGTGAGCTCGACGCGGGTGAGCTCGACGCGGCCGAGCTCGACGCCCTCGCGGCTGACGCGCTCGAGGTCGACGCCGTCGCCATCGACGCGCCGGAGCTGCCGCTGCCGGTCCGCCTGCGCGTGGTCGCGTCGAACCTGACCAGCGGCAACTTCCAGGCCTACGAGCCGCCCGGGATCCGGATCCTCGACGGGCTCGACCCCGACGTCGCGTTGATCCAGGAGTTCAACGTCGGCACCAACACCCCGGCCGAGCTGCGCGCGTTCGTCGATCAGGCTTTCGGCCCGTCGTTCGGGTATACGCGCGAGAGCGGCGTGCAGATCGCCAACGGCGTCGTCAGCCGTTACCCGATCGTCGCGTCGGGGAGCTGGGACGATCCCCAGGTCGGCAACCGCGACTTCGCGTGGGCGCGGATCGACGTGCCGGGGCCGCGCGATCTGTGGGCGGTGAGCGTGCACCTGCTGACGACCTCAGCCAGCAACCGCAACGCCGAGGCCACGGCGCTGGTCGCGTACGTGCAGGCGCACGTGCCGGCGGCCGACCTCCTGGTCATCGGCGGCGACTTCAACACCGACAACCGCACCGAGGCCTGCGTCGCGACCCTGGCCGCGCTGGTCGACACGGCCGCGCCGCACCCGGTCGATCAGCTCGGCGACGGCGACACCAACGCCGGGCGGTCCAAGCCCTACGACTGGGTCCTCACCGACGCCGACCTGCGGCCGTACCAGGTCGCGGTCGCGATCGGCGCGTCGACCTACCCCGACGGCCTGGTGTTCGACAGCCGGGTCTACACGCCCCTGGCCGAGGTCGCGCCCGCGCTGGTGACCGACAGCGCCGCGCCGAGCATGCAGCACATGGCGGTCGTGAAGGACTTCACGATCACCGAGTGA
- a CDS encoding ATP-dependent DNA helicase RecQ has product MHGVFGHAGFRTGQAHAVDAVLAGKDALVVLPTGGGKSLCYQVPAVVNARRGHGTAIVVSPLIALMEDQVAALRGRGVIAAALNSHQDEAAQREVIDALLAGQLELLYVSPERAALDSFKRLLARVAISLVAIDEAHCVSQWGHDFRPEYLRLHELRDVVVAPMIALTATATPRVMAEVARALALVSPQTVVGDFARPNLRFTVQHHRADATRLAATIDACEAAGLRGLGAGGRAIVYCATRKKAELVADTLKKSGFAAGYYHAGRTALARDRAQRSFSGGRTRVLVATSAFGMGIDYGDVRLIVHFQAPGSLEAYYQEAGRAGRDGEPATCVLLFGASDLMTQRKLHGDRGGPAVQARHEDALAAVARYAGQAVCRQQVLCGHFTGALDHPACNRCDVCVAPSAVEVREEVEPAAALDGDARATVLTAVGHLRRPVGARTLAMALHGSRAKTIATAGLLDLPEHGALGDADEDAIVATIDALVRERKVVRRGRKYPTIELAGATPAPSRSWAPRAPRAVGEARTQPAKAGLRRGRGLTSELARDLDQFRRRLARQLKWKTYMVFQERVITALDAQRPRTRDALARIPGLGPARIERFGDELLALVRRYDDAR; this is encoded by the coding sequence ATGCACGGGGTGTTCGGCCACGCCGGGTTCCGGACCGGGCAGGCGCACGCGGTCGACGCGGTGCTGGCCGGCAAGGACGCGCTGGTGGTGCTGCCGACCGGCGGCGGCAAGTCGCTGTGCTACCAGGTGCCGGCGGTGGTCAACGCCCGCCGCGGCCACGGCACCGCGATCGTCGTGTCGCCGCTGATCGCGCTGATGGAGGATCAGGTCGCGGCGCTGCGCGGGCGCGGCGTGATCGCGGCCGCGCTCAACAGCCACCAGGACGAGGCGGCCCAGCGCGAGGTGATCGACGCGCTCCTGGCCGGGCAGCTCGAGCTCCTGTACGTGTCGCCCGAGCGGGCCGCGCTCGACAGCTTCAAGCGGCTGCTGGCGCGGGTCGCGATCTCGCTGGTGGCGATCGACGAGGCCCACTGCGTGTCGCAGTGGGGCCACGACTTCCGGCCCGAGTACCTGCGCCTGCACGAGCTGCGCGACGTCGTGGTCGCGCCGATGATCGCGCTGACCGCGACCGCGACGCCGCGGGTGATGGCCGAGGTCGCGCGGGCGCTGGCGCTGGTGTCGCCGCAGACCGTCGTCGGCGACTTCGCGCGGCCCAACCTGCGCTTCACCGTCCAGCACCACCGCGCCGACGCGACGCGGCTGGCCGCGACGATCGACGCGTGCGAGGCCGCCGGGCTGCGCGGGCTCGGCGCCGGCGGCCGCGCGATCGTCTACTGCGCCACGCGCAAGAAGGCCGAGCTGGTCGCCGACACGCTCAAGAAGTCCGGCTTCGCCGCCGGCTACTACCACGCCGGCCGCACCGCGCTGGCGCGCGACCGGGCCCAGCGCTCGTTCTCGGGCGGGCGCACCCGCGTGCTGGTCGCGACCAGCGCGTTCGGCATGGGCATCGACTACGGCGACGTGCGCCTGATCGTGCACTTCCAGGCGCCGGGCTCGCTCGAGGCGTACTACCAGGAGGCGGGCCGGGCCGGGCGCGACGGCGAGCCCGCGACCTGCGTGCTCCTGTTCGGCGCCAGCGATCTGATGACCCAGCGCAAGCTCCACGGCGATCGCGGCGGGCCGGCGGTGCAGGCCCGGCACGAGGACGCGCTGGCCGCGGTCGCGCGCTACGCCGGCCAGGCGGTGTGCCGGCAGCAGGTGCTGTGCGGACACTTCACCGGCGCGCTCGATCACCCCGCGTGCAACCGCTGCGACGTGTGCGTCGCGCCGAGCGCGGTCGAGGTGCGCGAGGAGGTCGAGCCCGCCGCGGCCCTCGACGGCGACGCGCGCGCGACCGTGCTCACCGCGGTCGGTCACCTGCGGCGGCCGGTCGGCGCGCGGACGCTGGCGATGGCGCTGCACGGCAGCCGGGCCAAGACCATCGCCACCGCCGGGCTGCTCGACCTGCCCGAGCACGGCGCGCTGGGCGACGCCGACGAGGACGCGATCGTCGCGACGATCGACGCGCTGGTGCGCGAGCGCAAGGTGGTGCGGCGCGGCCGCAAGTACCCGACCATCGAGCTGGCCGGCGCGACGCCCGCGCCGTCGAGGTCCTGGGCGCCCCGGGCCCCGCGCGCGGTCGGCGAGGCCCGGACCCAGCCGGCCAAGGCCGGGCTGCGGCGCGGGCGCGGGCTCACCAGCGAGCTGGCGCGCGATCTGGATCAGTTCCGTCGGCGGCTGGCCCGCCAGCTCAAGTGGAAGACCTACATGGTGTTCCAGGAGCGCGTCATCACCGCGCTCGACGCGCAGCGGCCGCGCACCCGCGACGCGCTGGCGCGTATCCCGGGCCTGGGCCCGGCGCGGATCGAGCGGTTCGGCGACGAGCTCCTGGCGCTGGTCCGTCGCTACGACGACGCGCGCTGA
- a CDS encoding MFS transporter, translating to MSAPASPPATALTRTLGRALRHRNYRLFFVGQGTSMIGTWITRVALGWLVFRLTRSEAMLGVVGFAGQLPTFLLAPLAGVLVDRWDRHRVLVVTQVLSLAQSAALAALALTDTITVAHVLALAACQGLINAFDTPARQAMVVELIEDRADLPNAIALNSTLVNSARLVGPSIAGVLIAAVGEGWCFAIDAISYLAVIASLLAMRIARRPRPSVRTQVLADLRAGLRYAWAFGSIRALLMLLAMVSLTGVPYMVLMPVFATDVLGGGPHVLGLCTGAVGLGAVTGALWLAARPSVRGLERQLVGAAAAFGLGLCGFALSRWLWLSLPLLVATGAGMMTTMAATNTLVQTLVDEDKRGRVMSFYTMAFFGMAPFGALGGGVVAAHLGAPAAVAIGGVATLVAVALFLPRLPELTRATIAATADRAVT from the coding sequence ATGTCCGCGCCCGCGTCTCCGCCCGCCACCGCGCTGACGCGGACGCTGGGCCGGGCGCTGCGCCACCGCAACTACCGGCTGTTCTTCGTCGGCCAGGGCACGTCGATGATCGGCACCTGGATCACGCGCGTGGCGCTCGGGTGGCTGGTGTTCCGGCTGACCCGCTCGGAGGCGATGCTGGGCGTGGTCGGCTTCGCCGGGCAGCTGCCGACGTTCCTGCTGGCGCCGCTGGCCGGCGTGCTGGTCGATCGCTGGGACCGCCACCGGGTGCTGGTCGTGACGCAGGTGTTGTCGCTGGCGCAGTCGGCGGCGCTGGCGGCGCTGGCGCTGACCGACACGATCACCGTCGCGCACGTGCTGGCGCTCGCCGCGTGCCAGGGCCTGATCAACGCGTTCGACACGCCGGCCCGCCAGGCGATGGTGGTCGAGCTGATCGAGGATCGCGCCGATCTGCCCAACGCGATCGCGCTCAACTCGACCCTGGTCAACAGCGCGCGCCTGGTCGGCCCGTCGATCGCCGGCGTGCTGATCGCCGCGGTCGGCGAGGGCTGGTGCTTCGCGATCGACGCGATCAGCTACCTGGCGGTGATCGCGTCGCTCCTGGCGATGCGGATCGCGCGGCGCCCGCGCCCGTCGGTGCGCACCCAGGTGCTCGCCGACCTGCGCGCCGGCCTGCGCTACGCGTGGGCGTTCGGCTCGATCCGCGCGCTGCTGATGCTGCTGGCGATGGTGAGCCTGACCGGCGTGCCGTACATGGTGCTGATGCCGGTGTTCGCGACCGACGTCCTCGGCGGCGGGCCCCACGTGCTGGGCCTGTGCACCGGCGCGGTCGGGCTGGGCGCGGTCACCGGCGCGCTGTGGCTGGCGGCGCGCCCGAGCGTGCGTGGCCTCGAGCGCCAGCTGGTCGGCGCCGCCGCGGCGTTCGGCCTGGGCCTGTGCGGCTTCGCGCTGTCGCGCTGGCTGTGGCTGTCGCTGCCGCTCCTGGTCGCGACCGGCGCCGGCATGATGACGACGATGGCCGCCACCAACACGCTGGTGCAGACGCTGGTCGACGAGGACAAGCGCGGCCGCGTGATGAGCTTCTACACGATGGCGTTCTTCGGGATGGCGCCGTTCGGCGCGCTCGGCGGCGGGGTCGTGGCCGCGCACCTCGGCGCGCCCGCCGCGGTGGCGATCGGCGGCGTGGCGACCCTGGTCGCGGTCGCCCTGTTCCTGCCGCGGCTGCCCGAGCTGACCCGCGCGACGATCGCCGCGACCGCCGACCGCGCCGTCACCTGA
- a CDS encoding glycerophosphodiester phosphodiesterase — protein sequence MTTLPIALACSSSAPDAGAPTSPPAITRPRLVAHRGASLVAPENTLAAFRAAWALGVEAVELDVRVTRDGAVVVIHDDTTARVAGVDRAVADQTLAELRALDVGAWRGAAFAGERIPTLTEALAIVPAGATLFVELKTTAADAPTVAAVIRADPRGGQVALQAFDPDALAALAGALPGAPAYLTVGPPRADDDRVLPYPIEVLDAARSRGFAGLALDARAVTPELVVAARAAGVALDVWTVNDAAALRAWLRADVRFVETDRPELVE from the coding sequence ATGACGACCCTCCCGATCGCGCTCGCGTGCTCGTCGTCGGCCCCCGACGCCGGCGCGCCGACGTCGCCGCCCGCGATCACCCGGCCGCGCCTGGTCGCGCACCGCGGCGCGTCGCTGGTCGCGCCCGAGAACACCCTGGCGGCGTTCCGCGCGGCCTGGGCCCTCGGGGTCGAGGCGGTCGAGCTCGACGTGCGCGTCACCCGCGACGGCGCGGTCGTGGTCATCCACGACGACACCACGGCGCGCGTCGCCGGCGTCGACCGCGCGGTCGCCGATCAGACCCTGGCCGAGCTGCGCGCGCTCGACGTCGGCGCCTGGCGCGGCGCGGCGTTCGCCGGCGAGCGCATCCCGACCCTGACCGAGGCCCTGGCGATCGTCCCGGCCGGCGCGACCTTGTTCGTCGAGCTGAAGACCACCGCCGCCGACGCGCCGACGGTGGCCGCGGTGATCCGCGCCGACCCGCGCGGCGGCCAGGTCGCGCTGCAGGCGTTCGATCCCGACGCGCTCGCGGCGCTCGCGGGCGCGCTGCCCGGCGCGCCGGCCTACCTCACCGTCGGCCCGCCGCGCGCCGACGACGACCGCGTCCTGCCCTACCCCATCGAGGTGCTCGACGCCGCCCGCTCCCGCGGCTTCGCCGGGCTCGCCCTCGACGCCCGCGCCGTCACGCCCGAGCTCGTCGTCGCGGCCCGCGCCGCCGGCGTCGCCCTCGACGTCTGGACCGTCAACGACGCCGCGGCCCTGCGCGCCTGGCTCCGCGCCGACGTGCGGTTCGTCGAGACCGACCGCCCCGAGCTGGTCGAGTGA
- a CDS encoding crotonase/enoyl-CoA hydratase family protein, whose amino-acid sequence MSEPLVRYTQEDKVAVVAMDDGKANALSIQMIDELLAALERAEREAGAVVLTGRADKFCAGFDLRVMMSGPEQAIALLTRGAELLLRLFEYPLPVVMAVSGHALAGGVLVVCTGDVRIGADGPYKLGLNEVAIGLPVPLLAMELARARLLPTELTRATLLAQIYNPTEAKAAGYLDQVVAVDALAPTALAEAKRLAALPRAAYSGTKQRLRADVAKFIRDGHAADVQRALGK is encoded by the coding sequence ATGTCCGAGCCCCTGGTCCGCTACACGCAGGAAGACAAGGTCGCCGTCGTCGCGATGGACGACGGCAAGGCCAACGCGCTGTCGATCCAGATGATCGACGAGCTGCTCGCGGCGCTCGAGCGCGCCGAGCGCGAGGCCGGCGCGGTGGTGCTGACCGGCCGGGCCGACAAGTTCTGCGCGGGCTTCGACCTGCGCGTGATGATGAGCGGCCCCGAGCAGGCGATCGCGCTCCTGACCCGCGGCGCCGAGCTGCTGCTGCGGCTGTTCGAGTACCCGCTGCCGGTGGTGATGGCGGTGTCCGGCCACGCGCTGGCCGGCGGCGTGCTGGTGGTGTGCACCGGCGACGTCCGGATCGGCGCCGACGGCCCGTACAAGCTCGGCCTCAACGAGGTCGCGATCGGCCTGCCGGTGCCGCTGCTCGCGATGGAGCTGGCGCGCGCGCGCCTGCTGCCGACCGAGCTGACGCGCGCGACCTTGCTGGCGCAGATCTACAACCCGACCGAGGCCAAGGCCGCTGGCTACCTCGATCAGGTCGTCGCCGTCGACGCGCTGGCCCCGACCGCGCTCGCCGAGGCCAAGCGCCTGGCCGCGCTGCCCCGCGCCGCGTACTCCGGCACCAAGCAGCGCCTCCGCGCCGACGTCGCGAAGTTCATCCGCGACGGCCACGCCGCCGACGTCCAGCGCGCGCTCGGCAAGTAG
- a CDS encoding PD40 domain-containing protein — protein MQMRSLCPLVIAPLGALVACGSSTPAAGPEAPAGPDDPLALAGPGPALVAAVSSADPEFGFAYDPVDGTAYFDRASADRARLTIYQTTWTDGAWAPARVAPWSGRYRDIDPALTPDGTRLYFSSDRPTSGTTARGDFDLWALERVGARWADPVRVGGEVNDDRSTGAVSIATDRTLYFDATRDDVREIYEAHPTADGYGLPTPVALGLDPGSKRSNPCVAPDHAFLIYVLDPGPVGRADLVVAFREADGAWSAPEPLVGVNSPAADFAPALSPDGRYLFFTSERPGVVPAPADGRPPGDIYQIDLAAALPPR, from the coding sequence GTGCAGATGCGCTCGCTTTGCCCGCTCGTCATCGCGCCGCTCGGCGCGCTGGTCGCGTGCGGCTCGTCGACGCCGGCCGCGGGGCCGGAGGCGCCGGCCGGGCCCGATGATCCGCTGGCGCTGGCCGGGCCCGGCCCGGCGCTGGTGGCCGCGGTCAGCTCGGCCGACCCCGAGTTCGGCTTCGCCTACGATCCGGTCGACGGGACCGCGTACTTCGATCGCGCCAGCGCCGATCGCGCGCGCCTGACCATCTACCAGACCACCTGGACCGACGGCGCGTGGGCGCCGGCGCGGGTGGCGCCATGGTCGGGGCGGTACCGCGACATCGATCCGGCGCTGACGCCCGACGGCACGCGCCTGTACTTCAGCTCCGATCGGCCGACCAGCGGCACCACCGCGCGCGGCGACTTCGACCTGTGGGCGCTCGAGCGGGTCGGCGCGCGCTGGGCCGATCCTGTCCGGGTCGGCGGCGAGGTCAACGACGATCGCAGCACCGGCGCCGTGTCGATCGCCACCGACCGCACGCTCTACTTCGACGCCACCCGCGACGACGTGCGCGAGATCTACGAGGCGCACCCGACCGCCGACGGCTACGGCCTGCCGACGCCGGTCGCGCTCGGGCTCGATCCTGGCAGCAAGCGCTCGAACCCGTGCGTCGCGCCCGATCACGCGTTCCTGATCTACGTGCTCGACCCGGGCCCAGTCGGCCGCGCCGACCTGGTGGTCGCGTTCCGCGAGGCCGACGGCGCCTGGTCCGCGCCCGAGCCGCTGGTCGGCGTCAACAGCCCCGCGGCCGACTTCGCGCCGGCGCTCTCGCCCGACGGCCGCTACCTGTTCTTCACGTCCGAGCGCCCCGGCGTCGTGCCGGCCCCCGCCGACGGCCGCCCGCCCGGCGACATCTACCAGATCGATCTGGCCGCCGCGCTGCCGCCGCGGTGA
- a CDS encoding DUF952 domain-containing protein — protein sequence MELFHITTAPAWAAAQRAGEYRAPSLAADGFIHLSSAAQWLATANRFYRGQPELILLVIDGDRLSAPVRWEDGAPPTADGAQFPHLYGPLNLDAVIDARPLPVTADGTIGAPRGTAP from the coding sequence ATGGAGCTGTTCCACATCACGACCGCGCCGGCGTGGGCCGCGGCCCAGCGCGCGGGCGAGTACCGCGCGCCGTCGCTGGCCGCCGACGGCTTCATCCACCTGTCGAGCGCGGCGCAGTGGCTGGCCACCGCCAACCGCTTCTACCGCGGCCAGCCCGAGCTGATCTTGCTGGTGATCGACGGCGATCGGCTGTCCGCGCCCGTCCGATGGGAGGACGGCGCGCCGCCCACCGCCGACGGCGCGCAGTTCCCACACCTGTACGGCCCCCTGAACCTCGACGCCGTCATCGACGCACGGCCGCTGCCGGTCACCGCCGACGGGACGATCGGCGCCCCGCGCGGGACCGCGCCGTAG